From Methanobacterium congolense, one genomic window encodes:
- the mtnA gene encoding S-methyl-5-thioribose-1-phosphate isomerase: MKTMYWKDGKLTLLDQTKLPHEVTYVECETYNEVIDAIKTMKVRGAPAIGVSAAFAMALAENAGENLEKAARDVKAARPTAVNLFWAVDRVMAAVKAGVSAMDEAQKMYQEDMETNRAIGRYGSEVIDDGDTILTHCNAGALACVDYGTALGVVRGARDAGKNIKVICDETRPVLQGARLSVFEMQQEKIPVRLIVDGAAGHMMQTGKVDKVVIGADRVAKGGVANKIGSLMVALAAKRFNVPFYVAAPKSTFDYENSIYDIEIEERDPSEVLYVGKCSLAPEGTEVENPAFDVVPSDLITGIITEDGIVGPL, from the coding sequence ATGAAGACCATGTACTGGAAGGATGGAAAATTAACGCTTTTAGATCAGACAAAACTGCCCCACGAGGTCACCTACGTGGAATGTGAAACCTACAACGAGGTTATAGATGCAATAAAAACCATGAAGGTCAGAGGAGCACCAGCAATAGGTGTTTCAGCAGCATTTGCAATGGCACTTGCAGAAAATGCAGGTGAAAACCTGGAAAAAGCAGCAAGGGATGTTAAAGCTGCAAGGCCCACGGCAGTGAACCTCTTCTGGGCAGTTGACAGGGTGATGGCTGCAGTGAAAGCTGGAGTTTCAGCCATGGACGAAGCCCAGAAGATGTATCAGGAAGACATGGAGACAAACAGGGCCATTGGAAGGTACGGATCTGAGGTGATAGATGATGGTGACACCATCCTCACCCACTGCAATGCAGGTGCACTGGCATGTGTTGACTACGGCACAGCACTGGGAGTTGTTAGGGGAGCAAGGGATGCAGGCAAGAACATCAAGGTGATATGTGATGAAACACGTCCAGTACTCCAGGGAGCAAGGCTCAGTGTCTTTGAAATGCAGCAGGAAAAGATACCTGTAAGATTGATAGTGGATGGTGCAGCAGGCCACATGATGCAGACAGGAAAGGTTGACAAGGTTGTTATAGGTGCAGACAGGGTTGCAAAGGGAGGTGTTGCCAACAAGATAGGATCGCTCATGGTTGCACTTGCAGCCAAAAGATTCAACGTACCATTCTATGTAGCAGCACCCAAAAGCACCTTTGACTATGAAAACAGTATCTATGACATTGAGATAGAGGAGAGGGATCCTTCAGAGGTTCTGTACGTTGGAAAGTGCAGTCTTGCACCTGAAGGAACGGAAGTTGAGAATCCTGCATTTGATGTTGTCCCTTCAGACCTCATAACAGGAATCATAACTGAAGACGGGATTGTGGGGCCCTTATAA
- a CDS encoding radical SAM protein: protein MNESKFAHITRVHPCFNEKMHDKVGRIHVPIAPKCNIQCGFCTREINKCEQRPGVASRVMTVDEAVKHVRKVTSEMPIAVVGVAGPGDALFNEATFEFFKRMDEEFPELIKCMSTNGLLLPDKADEIADLHINSVTVTVNAIDPEIGSKIYSNVFYNGKLYEGKEAFEILSKNQLEGIKKLAEKGVVVKVNAVLIPGVNDKHIIDIALKVKEQGASLMNVIPLIPLHKFKDTPRPGCAELSEVRDAVEEILPVFRACTQCRADAYGVPGKEDKHLDMTPASHY, encoded by the coding sequence ATGAACGAATCAAAGTTTGCCCATATAACCCGGGTGCATCCATGTTTCAATGAAAAGATGCATGACAAAGTAGGAAGAATACACGTCCCAATAGCTCCGAAGTGTAACATTCAATGTGGATTTTGTACAAGGGAAATAAATAAATGTGAACAACGCCCTGGAGTTGCATCAAGGGTTATGACTGTTGACGAGGCAGTGAAACACGTTAGAAAGGTCACCTCAGAAATGCCAATAGCAGTTGTTGGTGTTGCAGGGCCTGGAGATGCCCTCTTCAACGAGGCAACCTTTGAATTCTTCAAACGCATGGACGAGGAATTCCCAGAACTCATAAAATGCATGAGCACCAACGGTCTTCTCCTCCCAGATAAAGCAGATGAAATTGCAGATCTCCACATAAACTCAGTGACAGTAACAGTCAATGCAATAGACCCAGAAATTGGTAGTAAAATCTACTCCAACGTGTTCTACAATGGAAAACTCTATGAGGGCAAAGAAGCCTTTGAAATACTCTCCAAAAACCAGCTTGAAGGAATAAAAAAGCTAGCTGAAAAGGGAGTGGTTGTGAAGGTCAACGCGGTTCTGATACCCGGTGTTAACGATAAACACATCATAGACATAGCCCTCAAGGTCAAGGAACAGGGAGCATCACTAATGAACGTGATACCACTCATCCCACTCCATAAGTTCAAGGACACACCAAGACCCGGCTGTGCAGAGCTCAGCGAAGTCCGAGATGCTGTTGAGGAAATACTGCCAGTATTCAGAGCATGCACACAGTGCAGGGCAGATGCATACGGTGTCCCCGGAAAAGAGGACAAACACCTGGACATGACGCCTGCAAGCCATTACTGA
- a CDS encoding methanogenesis marker 17 protein: MKVECYDENGAEVYEMITRHILQEVQVSRAVKDLNIYVDPREPVFIIVVKFEKAATPIRLEDFAEYELDKKANELFIRITDETYLPDLLKKLWDVEGRNKVHQPSRYEVIIDDPKADFKEMIIVDPQEDMKKKIYDAMFRIIPEGFRVIEHKYVEDIIAMTCSDSLIKKEWLDKTDEMIEKMKG; encoded by the coding sequence ATGAAGGTTGAATGCTACGATGAAAACGGGGCAGAAGTCTACGAGATGATCACCAGACACATACTCCAGGAAGTACAGGTTTCCCGTGCAGTGAAAGATTTAAACATCTACGTTGACCCAAGGGAACCTGTTTTCATAATAGTTGTTAAATTTGAAAAGGCAGCAACACCAATTCGTCTTGAAGACTTTGCAGAGTACGAACTTGACAAAAAGGCCAACGAACTCTTCATACGAATCACCGATGAAACCTACCTCCCGGATCTCCTAAAGAAACTCTGGGATGTTGAGGGAAGAAACAAGGTACACCAGCCAAGCAGGTATGAGGTCATAATAGATGATCCCAAGGCAGATTTCAAGGAAATGATCATCGTTGATCCCCAGGAAGATATGAAGAAGAAGATATACGATGCAATGTTCAGAATAATTCCTGAGGGCTTCAGGGTTATAGAACATAAATATGTCGAGGATATCATTGCAATGACATGTTCAGATAGTTTAATTAAGAAAGAGTGGCTTGATAAGACAGATGAGATGATAGAGAAAATGAAAGGATAG
- a CDS encoding methanogenesis marker 15 protein — MVKIAQISCGTDYSGVQKEIEKAAATFGSEIIIPEADLDYIDEAYEKFGFNAASSGIRLMIARAMSIVEGKTDADAVFIATCFRCAEGALVRNEIRRFIQQNTNLPVVTYSFTERTKADELFIRMEALSTIVARKSLLAREKQEGLTIGIDSGSTTTKVVLMENNKIIGTGWLPTGDVIETANTGMEQAFEGTGYKLDDVDGVGVTGYGRLTIGHHMNAALIQEELSVNAKGAVFLAGHQRGEATVLDIGGMDNKVITVNDGIPDNFTMGGICAGASGRFLEMTARRLGVDITELGPLALKGNHNRAQLNSYCIVFGIQDLVTSLAAGAQKADVASAACFSVAEQVYEQQLQEIDVREPLIQVGGTSLIGGLVDAVSTILGGIDVIVPEHSQHIGAVGAALLVSGLTKK; from the coding sequence ATGGTTAAGATAGCTCAGATATCCTGTGGAACAGACTACAGCGGTGTTCAAAAGGAAATAGAAAAGGCAGCTGCAACATTCGGATCCGAGATAATCATTCCAGAAGCAGATCTTGACTACATAGATGAGGCCTACGAAAAATTCGGTTTCAACGCTGCAAGTTCAGGAATCAGACTCATGATAGCAAGGGCTATGTCCATTGTAGAGGGAAAAACAGATGCAGATGCAGTTTTCATTGCAACCTGCTTCAGATGTGCAGAGGGAGCCCTTGTCAGAAATGAAATCAGACGTTTCATACAGCAGAACACTAACCTTCCAGTTGTAACCTACTCATTCACAGAGAGAACCAAGGCAGACGAACTCTTCATAAGGATGGAAGCCCTCTCAACCATCGTTGCAAGGAAGAGCCTGCTTGCACGTGAAAAACAGGAAGGACTCACCATAGGTATAGACTCTGGTTCAACCACAACCAAGGTCGTGCTCATGGAGAACAACAAGATCATAGGAACAGGATGGCTCCCAACAGGGGATGTTATTGAAACAGCCAACACTGGAATGGAACAGGCCTTTGAAGGCACAGGATACAAACTCGATGATGTTGACGGAGTTGGAGTAACCGGTTATGGAAGATTGACCATAGGACACCACATGAATGCGGCACTCATCCAGGAGGAGCTAAGTGTCAACGCTAAGGGTGCAGTGTTCCTTGCAGGCCACCAGAGGGGAGAAGCAACTGTACTGGACATAGGTGGTATGGACAACAAGGTCATAACAGTCAACGACGGCATACCTGACAACTTCACAATGGGTGGAATATGTGCAGGAGCATCTGGAAGATTCCTTGAAATGACAGCCAGAAGACTGGGAGTTGACATAACAGAACTTGGACCCCTGGCACTCAAGGGAAACCATAACAGAGCCCAGCTCAACAGTTACTGTATAGTATTCGGTATACAGGACCTTGTAACCTCACTTGCAGCAGGAGCACAAAAAGCGGATGTGGCCTCAGCAGCATGTTTCTCAGTGGCAGAGCAGGTCTACGAACAGCAACTGCAGGAAATAGACGTGCGTGAACCACTCATACAGGTCGGAGGAACCTCACTCATAGGAGGACTCGTGGATGCTGTGAGTACGATACTAGGTGGAATAGATGTTATAGTCCCAGAACACTCCCAGCACATTGGAGCTGTAGGTGCAGCACTTCTGGTATCAGGTTTAACCAAGAAATGA